The following are from one region of the Melaminivora suipulveris genome:
- the argG gene encoding argininosuccinate synthase: MATILQNLPIGQKVGIAFSGGLDTSAALRWMKNKGALPYAYTANLGQPDEEDYDAIPRKAMEYGAEKARLIDCRTQLAHEGIAAIQAGAFHVSTGGIAYFNTTPLGRAVTGTMLVAAMKEDDVHIWGDGSTYKGNDIERFYRYGLLTNPQLKIYKPWLDQAFIDELGGRAEMSAFMTKEGFGYKMSAEKAYSTDSNMLGATHEAKDLEFLNHGMRIVNPIMGVAFWKPEVEVKAEEVSVTFEEGRPVALNGRAIDDPVELFLEANRIGGRHGLGMSDQIENRIIEAKSRGIYEAPGMALLHIAYERLVTGIHNEDTIEQYRMNGMKLGRLLYQGRWFDPQAIMLRESAQRWVARAVTGTVVLELRRGNDYSLLNTQSPNLTYAPERLSMEKVEDAPFSPLDRIGQLTMRNLDISDTREKLSVYARAGLLSLGGNAALAQLEGDGSDK, encoded by the coding sequence ATGGCAACCATTCTGCAGAACCTGCCCATCGGCCAGAAGGTCGGCATCGCCTTTTCCGGCGGCCTGGACACCAGCGCCGCGCTGCGCTGGATGAAAAACAAGGGCGCCCTGCCCTACGCCTACACCGCCAACCTGGGCCAGCCCGATGAGGAGGACTACGACGCCATCCCGCGCAAGGCCATGGAATACGGCGCCGAGAAAGCCCGCCTGATCGACTGCCGCACGCAGCTGGCGCACGAGGGCATCGCCGCCATTCAGGCGGGGGCGTTCCACGTCAGCACCGGCGGCATCGCCTACTTCAACACCACCCCGCTGGGCCGCGCCGTCACGGGCACCATGCTGGTGGCCGCGATGAAGGAGGACGACGTCCACATCTGGGGCGACGGCTCGACCTACAAGGGCAACGACATCGAGCGCTTCTATCGCTACGGCCTGCTGACCAACCCGCAACTGAAGATCTACAAGCCCTGGCTGGATCAGGCCTTCATCGACGAGCTGGGCGGGCGCGCCGAGATGTCGGCCTTCATGACGAAGGAAGGCTTCGGCTACAAGATGAGCGCCGAGAAGGCGTATTCCACCGACAGCAACATGCTGGGCGCAACGCACGAGGCCAAGGACCTGGAATTTTTGAACCATGGCATGCGCATCGTGAACCCCATCATGGGCGTGGCGTTCTGGAAGCCCGAGGTGGAGGTAAAGGCCGAGGAGGTCTCGGTGACCTTCGAGGAAGGCCGCCCCGTGGCGCTGAATGGCCGCGCGATCGACGATCCCGTAGAGCTGTTCCTGGAGGCCAACCGCATTGGCGGCCGCCACGGCCTGGGGATGAGCGACCAGATCGAGAACCGCATCATCGAGGCCAAGAGCCGCGGCATCTACGAGGCCCCCGGCATGGCGCTCTTGCACATCGCCTACGAGCGCCTGGTGACCGGCATCCACAACGAGGACACCATCGAGCAGTACCGCATGAACGGCATGAAGCTGGGGCGCCTGCTGTACCAGGGCCGCTGGTTCGACCCGCAGGCCATCATGCTGCGCGAGAGCGCGCAGCGCTGGGTGGCGCGCGCCGTCACCGGCACGGTGGTGCTGGAGCTGCGCCGGGGCAACGACTACTCGCTGCTGAACACGCAAAGCCCCAACCTGACCTACGCGCCCGAGCGCCTGTCGATGGAAAAGGTGGAGGACGCGCCGTTTTCGCCGCTGGACCGCATCGGCCAGTTGACCATGCGCAACCTGGACATCTCGGACACGCGCGAAAAGCTCTCCGTGTATGCCCGCGCCGGGCTGCTGTCGCTGGGCGGCAATGCGGCCCTGGCGCAGCTGGAAGGCGACGGCAGCGACAAGTGA
- a CDS encoding pyrimidine/purine nucleoside phosphorylase, with translation MKHQQLAGASVNPQANVYFGGKCVSHSLSWPDGTKKSVGVILPSTLTFSTGAPETMECVAGGCEWRMAGAETWQRSGPGDSFSVPGNASFEIRVSEAYHYVCHLG, from the coding sequence ATGAAACACCAGCAGCTCGCCGGCGCCAGCGTCAATCCCCAGGCCAACGTGTACTTCGGCGGCAAATGCGTGAGCCACAGCCTGAGCTGGCCGGATGGGACGAAGAAATCCGTGGGCGTGATCCTGCCGTCCACCCTCACCTTCAGCACCGGAGCGCCCGAGACCATGGAGTGCGTGGCCGGCGGCTGTGAGTGGCGCATGGCGGGCGCCGAAACCTGGCAGCGCAGCGGCCCGGGCGACAGCTTCAGCGTGCCGGGCAACGCCAGCTTCGAGATCCGTGTGAGCGAGGCCTACCACTACGTCTGCCATCTGGGCTGA
- a CDS encoding glycine zipper 2TM domain-containing protein, whose product MQKIIAFSVLATAALTAQAQEMGRVLSATPITQQVAVPQQICGNETIYSGGRTPSGAGAVLGAIAGGAAGNAIGGGSGRAAATAIGLIGGAVLGNSIEGGRPGYENVQRCTTQTYYDNRVVGYDVVYEYAGRQYSTRTQGDPGGWIPLSVQPAVNGMAPPAAAPGYYPPSYGDAGRYGNQGVVVATPPGPPVYVTPPVTVIEYQGGYPYRPRHYDRYWR is encoded by the coding sequence ATGCAAAAAATCATCGCTTTCTCTGTGCTGGCCACGGCTGCCCTGACAGCCCAGGCCCAGGAGATGGGGCGCGTGCTGTCGGCCACGCCCATCACCCAGCAGGTCGCCGTCCCGCAGCAGATCTGTGGCAACGAGACCATCTACAGCGGCGGGCGTACACCCAGCGGCGCCGGCGCCGTGCTGGGCGCCATTGCCGGCGGCGCGGCCGGCAACGCCATCGGCGGCGGCAGCGGCCGTGCAGCCGCGACGGCCATCGGCCTGATCGGCGGCGCCGTGCTGGGCAACAGCATCGAGGGCGGCCGCCCAGGCTACGAGAATGTGCAGCGCTGCACCACGCAGACCTACTACGACAACCGCGTGGTCGGCTACGACGTGGTTTATGAGTACGCCGGGCGCCAGTACAGCACGCGCACTCAGGGCGACCCGGGCGGCTGGATACCCTTGAGCGTGCAGCCGGCCGTGAATGGCATGGCGCCGCCTGCCGCCGCGCCCGGCTACTACCCGCCCAGCTATGGCGATGCGGGCCGCTACGGCAACCAGGGCGTGGTCGTCGCCACGCCGCCCGGCCCGCCGGTCTATGTCACGCCGCCGGTCACCGTGATCGAGTACCAGGGCGGCTACCCCTATCGCCCGCGCCACTACGACCGCTACTGGCGCTGA
- a CDS encoding Spx/MgsR family RNA polymerase-binding regulatory protein, with translation MSIPTLTLYGIPNCDTVRRARAWLTARGVPHEFHDFKKHGVPAERLQRWLDGPGADRLLNRRGTTWRTLDAATQARAADAAGIATLLREHPSLIRRPVVEWPDGTTTVGFDEADWNQRLASAIP, from the coding sequence ATGAGTATCCCCACCCTCACCCTCTACGGCATCCCCAACTGCGACACCGTCAGGCGTGCACGCGCCTGGCTGACGGCACGGGGCGTGCCGCACGAATTCCATGATTTCAAGAAGCACGGCGTGCCGGCCGAGCGGCTGCAGCGCTGGCTGGACGGCCCGGGCGCCGATCGCCTGCTGAACCGCCGGGGCACGACCTGGCGCACGCTGGATGCGGCCACGCAGGCACGCGCCGCCGATGCGGCCGGCATTGCCACGCTGCTGCGCGAGCACCCCTCGCTCATCCGCCGACCGGTGGTGGAGTGGCCGGACGGAACAACAACGGTGGGATTCGACGAGGCCGACTGGAACCAACGCCTGGCCAGCGCCATCCCATGA
- the folC gene encoding bifunctional tetrahydrofolate synthase/dihydrofolate synthase, translated as MQTASFETLSDWLRHCEQLHPKNIDMGLARVAEVARRLELAFDCPVITVAGTNGKGSTCAMLDAICREAGWRTGVYSSPHLVHFEERCRIQGEMVAAGDLVEHFEAVEQARTQGGEAVSLTYFEFTTLAILRLMSRARLDVAILEVGLGGRLDATNVIDADCAVITSVDVDHVEFLGPDRESIGREKAGIMRAGRPVVVSDPMPPASVIEHAQAIGADLWRFGQDFNFSGDKQQWAWAGRGRRYAGLAYPALRGANQLINASGALAALEALRQRLPVTAQAVRLGLAHVELPGRFQIVPGQPALVLDVAHNPHSVAALAANLDAMGYFPATHAVFGAMADKDLAPMLAKVAPIIDRWYFTDLDTPRALTAQQLQQKWHALQMAAGARREVPVSTHAGPLQALAAAMKAADPADRIVVFGSFYTVGGVLQQGVPRLQAKHLGA; from the coding sequence ATGCAAACCGCCTCTTTTGAGACCCTCTCCGACTGGCTGCGCCACTGCGAGCAGCTGCACCCGAAGAACATCGACATGGGCCTGGCGCGCGTGGCCGAGGTGGCACGGCGGCTGGAGCTGGCTTTCGACTGCCCGGTCATCACAGTGGCCGGCACCAACGGCAAGGGCTCGACCTGCGCCATGCTGGACGCCATCTGCCGCGAGGCGGGCTGGCGCACCGGCGTTTATTCCTCACCGCATCTGGTGCATTTCGAAGAGCGCTGCCGCATCCAGGGCGAGATGGTGGCGGCGGGCGATCTGGTGGAACACTTCGAGGCGGTCGAGCAGGCCCGCACCCAGGGCGGCGAGGCCGTTTCCCTGACCTATTTCGAATTCACCACGCTGGCCATCCTGCGCCTGATGAGCCGCGCCCGGCTGGACGTGGCCATCCTGGAGGTCGGCCTGGGCGGGCGGCTGGACGCGACCAACGTCATCGACGCCGACTGCGCCGTCATCACCAGCGTGGACGTGGACCACGTCGAGTTTCTCGGCCCGGACCGCGAGAGCATCGGCCGCGAGAAGGCCGGCATCATGCGCGCCGGCCGCCCGGTGGTGGTCAGCGACCCCATGCCGCCGGCCAGCGTGATCGAGCACGCACAAGCCATCGGCGCCGACCTGTGGCGCTTCGGCCAGGATTTCAATTTCTCCGGCGACAAGCAGCAGTGGGCCTGGGCCGGGCGCGGTCGGCGCTACGCGGGCCTGGCCTACCCGGCGCTGCGCGGTGCCAACCAGCTCATCAACGCCTCGGGCGCACTGGCCGCGCTGGAGGCGCTGCGCCAGCGGCTGCCGGTCACCGCGCAGGCGGTGCGCCTGGGGCTGGCGCACGTCGAGCTTCCGGGGCGCTTTCAGATCGTGCCGGGGCAGCCGGCGCTGGTGCTGGACGTGGCGCACAACCCGCACTCGGTGGCGGCGCTGGCGGCCAATCTGGATGCCATGGGCTACTTTCCGGCCACGCATGCGGTGTTCGGTGCCATGGCCGACAAGGATCTCGCGCCCATGCTGGCCAAGGTGGCGCCCATCATCGACCGCTGGTATTTCACCGATCTCGATACCCCGCGCGCCCTGACGGCGCAGCAGTTGCAGCAGAAGTGGCACGCACTGCAAATGGCCGCCGGCGCCCGGCGGGAAGTGCCGGTGAGCACCCATGCGGGCCCGCTCCAGGCGCTGGCAGCGGCCATGAAAGCGGCTGACCCCGCTGATAGAATCGTCGTCTTTGGCTCGTTCTACACGGTGGGCGGCGTGCTCCAGCAGGGGGTGCCCCGGCTGCAGGCCAAACATCTGGGCGCATAG
- a CDS encoding SPOR domain-containing protein: MAFFKFRWPGRQQPAGDSAKPSRRASQPRSSQAAPSVEDMRRRARHRLIGAAVLVAAGVVGFPLLFDSQPRPVPVNVAIDIPDRNKVAPLVLPQDAAAGSAARDHRSSAGLVDGEELVPAAPPRSPRPGADAPPATSQAPSEAARAAAAPAPKAEASSAPRPEPKVEPKPPARPEPKPENRPDPKPDPKPESKPEAKPEPKQPPAPTPVRSDDASRARALLEGRNPVPPPAAAPARADSPEAGRFIVQVGAFADADKAREVRDKLERSGLKTYTQVVETKEGSRTRVRVGPFASRAEADRAAERARSAGLPGSVLGL, encoded by the coding sequence ATGGCATTTTTCAAGTTCCGCTGGCCCGGCAGGCAGCAGCCGGCAGGCGACAGCGCCAAACCCTCCCGGCGCGCCTCCCAGCCCCGCAGTTCGCAGGCAGCGCCCAGTGTCGAAGACATGCGCCGGCGCGCGCGCCATCGTCTGATCGGCGCGGCGGTGCTGGTCGCCGCCGGCGTGGTGGGTTTTCCGTTGCTCTTCGACTCGCAACCGCGCCCGGTGCCGGTGAACGTGGCCATCGACATTCCCGACCGCAACAAGGTGGCCCCGCTGGTGCTGCCCCAGGACGCGGCCGCTGGCAGTGCTGCGCGGGATCACCGGTCCTCGGCCGGCCTGGTGGACGGCGAAGAACTCGTGCCCGCCGCACCTCCGCGCAGCCCGCGCCCAGGGGCCGACGCGCCACCCGCCACCAGCCAGGCGCCGTCCGAGGCTGCCCGCGCTGCGGCTGCGCCCGCACCCAAGGCCGAGGCCAGCTCCGCACCGCGTCCGGAACCCAAGGTCGAGCCCAAGCCACCTGCGCGCCCCGAGCCCAAGCCCGAAAACCGGCCTGACCCGAAACCCGATCCAAAGCCCGAATCGAAACCCGAGGCCAAGCCCGAACCCAAGCAGCCGCCTGCTCCTACACCGGTACGCAGCGACGACGCCAGCCGCGCCCGCGCCCTGCTGGAAGGCCGCAACCCCGTGCCGCCCCCGGCTGCCGCCCCGGCGCGCGCGGACAGCCCTGAGGCGGGCCGTTTCATCGTCCAGGTGGGCGCGTTCGCCGACGCCGACAAGGCGCGCGAAGTGCGCGACAAGCTGGAGCGATCGGGCCTGAAGACCTATACCCAGGTGGTCGAGACCAAGGAGGGCAGCCGCACGCGGGTGCGCGTCGGCCCCTTTGCCAGCCGCGCCGAGGCCGATCGCGCCGCCGAGCGCGCCCGCAGCGCCGGCTTGCCGGGGTCGGTGTTGGGCCTGTAG
- a CDS encoding CvpA family protein has translation MAALDWIFLTVLVASLLIGAWRGLVFELLSLAGWLAAFVAAQWFAAPVGAWLPMGETDAVWRHVAGFALVFVAVVFAVGLVTAVLRKLVHAVGLRPADRALGAVFGLLRGVVLLLALALVVGWMQMTDAPWWRQSRGATLLQQALAGLQPALPEGWRRDAPSW, from the coding sequence ATGGCGGCGCTGGACTGGATTTTTTTGACCGTGCTGGTCGCTTCGCTGTTGATCGGCGCCTGGCGCGGCCTGGTATTCGAGTTGCTGTCACTGGCGGGCTGGCTGGCTGCCTTCGTCGCGGCGCAGTGGTTCGCCGCGCCCGTCGGCGCCTGGCTGCCCATGGGAGAGACGGACGCGGTGTGGCGCCATGTGGCGGGTTTCGCGCTGGTGTTCGTCGCCGTGGTCTTCGCGGTGGGGCTGGTGACCGCCGTGCTGCGCAAGCTGGTCCACGCCGTGGGCCTGCGTCCGGCGGACCGCGCGCTGGGTGCCGTGTTCGGCCTGCTGCGCGGCGTCGTGCTCCTGCTGGCGCTGGCGCTGGTAGTGGGCTGGATGCAGATGACGGATGCGCCCTGGTGGCGGCAGTCGCGCGGCGCGACGCTGCTGCAGCAGGCGCTGGCAGGCCTGCAGCCGGCGCTGCCCGAGGGCTGGAGAAGGGATGCGCCGTCCTGGTGA
- the purF gene encoding amidophosphoribosyltransferase has translation MCGIVGALSAQPVNQLIYDALLLLQHRGQDAAGIVTQEGRKFFMHKARGMVRDVFRTRNMRALPGNAGLGQVRYPTAGNAASEEEAQPFYVNAPFGIVMVHNGNLTNARQLRRELAETDHRHTNTESDSEVLLNVLAHELARASRGAPLTSEDVFAAVRAVHRRVKGSYAVIALIAGYGLLAFRDPFGIRPLCLGRSADGTVMLASESVALEGTLHQLERDVASGEAVFVHPNGRIEAEQCAASSQLYPCMFEYVYLARPDSVMDGISVYQARLNMGETLAKRVISTVPPSEIDAIIPVPESSRPSAMQLAQKLGLPYREGFVKNRYVGRTFIMPGQATRKKSVRQKLNAIGSEFNGRRVLLVDDSIVRGTTSKEIVQMARDAGATKVYLASAAPPVRHPNVYGIDMPTRGELIAHGRSVEEIREWIGADALIYQDVEAMKQAVGSVNPQVQGFEASCFDGCYVTGDISDEEVTALNEGRNRGGDEDGEDTSRLSLPNADAA, from the coding sequence ATGTGTGGAATCGTCGGCGCGCTCAGCGCCCAGCCCGTGAACCAGCTCATCTATGACGCGCTGCTGCTCTTGCAGCACCGCGGCCAGGATGCGGCTGGCATCGTCACCCAGGAAGGGCGCAAGTTCTTCATGCACAAGGCCCGCGGCATGGTGCGCGACGTGTTCCGCACGCGCAACATGCGCGCGCTGCCCGGCAACGCCGGCCTGGGCCAGGTGCGCTACCCCACGGCCGGCAACGCGGCCAGCGAGGAGGAGGCGCAGCCGTTTTACGTGAACGCGCCATTCGGCATCGTCATGGTGCACAACGGCAACCTGACCAACGCGCGCCAGCTGCGCCGTGAGCTGGCCGAAACCGACCACCGCCACACCAACACCGAAAGCGACTCGGAGGTGCTGCTGAACGTGCTGGCGCACGAGCTGGCCCGCGCCAGCCGCGGCGCGCCGCTGACCAGCGAGGACGTGTTCGCCGCGGTGCGCGCCGTGCACCGGCGCGTCAAGGGCTCTTACGCCGTGATCGCGTTGATCGCCGGCTACGGGCTGCTGGCGTTCCGCGATCCGTTCGGCATCCGCCCGCTGTGCCTGGGCCGGAGTGCCGACGGCACCGTGATGCTGGCCAGCGAATCCGTGGCGCTGGAGGGCACTTTGCACCAGCTCGAGCGCGACGTGGCGTCGGGCGAGGCGGTGTTCGTGCACCCGAATGGCCGCATCGAGGCCGAGCAATGCGCGGCCTCCAGCCAGCTCTATCCGTGCATGTTCGAGTACGTCTATCTGGCGCGCCCCGATTCGGTCATGGATGGCATCTCGGTGTATCAGGCACGCCTGAACATGGGCGAGACGCTGGCCAAGCGTGTCATCTCCACCGTGCCGCCCAGCGAGATCGACGCCATCATCCCGGTGCCCGAGTCCAGCCGCCCCAGCGCCATGCAGCTGGCGCAAAAGTTGGGGCTGCCGTATCGCGAGGGCTTCGTGAAGAACCGCTACGTGGGTCGCACCTTCATCATGCCGGGGCAGGCCACGCGCAAGAAGTCCGTGCGCCAGAAGCTCAACGCCATCGGCAGCGAGTTCAACGGCCGACGCGTGCTGCTGGTCGACGACTCCATCGTGCGTGGCACGACCTCCAAGGAAATCGTGCAGATGGCGCGCGATGCCGGCGCCACCAAGGTCTACCTGGCCTCGGCCGCGCCGCCGGTGCGCCACCCCAACGTCTACGGCATCGACATGCCCACGCGCGGCGAGCTGATCGCGCATGGCCGCAGCGTGGAAGAAATCCGCGAATGGATAGGCGCCGACGCGCTGATCTACCAGGACGTGGAAGCCATGAAGCAGGCGGTGGGCAGCGTCAACCCGCAGGTCCAGGGCTTTGAGGCGTCGTGTTTCGATGGCTGCTATGTGACGGGCGACATCTCCGACGAGGAGGTGACGGCCCTCAACGAAGGCCGCAACCGCGGCGGCGACGAGGATGGCGAGGACACTTCGCGCCTGTCGCTGCCTAACGCCGATGCGGCCTGA
- a CDS encoding O-succinylhomoserine sulfhydrylase encodes MTPSTLPEGLHPETLAVREATARSHWGEHSEALYLTSSFVQTDCESAARRFANEEPGYTYTRTANPTVASFERRLAAMEGTECAVATSTGMSAILLMALTLLKNGDHVVASQSMFGSTLKLLGSEMARFGVETSFVSQTDVQAWKAAIRPNTRLLFAETPTNPLGDLCDIAALAEVAHARGLLLAVDNSFCSPVLQRPAELGADLVVYSGTKILEGQGRVMAGAVCGSTALVDKVMGTFMRSAGLNLSPFNAWVVLKGLETLGLRVRAQSAAALELAQWLERHPEVAHVHYSGLASHPQHDLAMRQQGGLGGPVLAFDVVGHDAQQLRAKAFHIIDSTRVCSITANLGDVKTTITHPASTSHGRLSEQQRQAAGIGQGLIRVSVGLEHLDDLKADLLRGLDTLA; translated from the coding sequence ATCACCCCATCCACCCTGCCTGAAGGCCTGCACCCCGAAACCCTGGCGGTGCGCGAAGCCACGGCGCGCAGCCATTGGGGCGAGCACAGCGAGGCGCTGTACCTGACCAGCAGCTTCGTGCAGACCGACTGCGAAAGCGCCGCGCGCCGCTTCGCCAACGAAGAGCCGGGCTACACCTACACGCGCACCGCCAACCCGACGGTGGCCAGCTTCGAGCGCCGCCTGGCGGCCATGGAAGGCACGGAGTGCGCCGTGGCCACCAGCACCGGCATGTCGGCCATCTTGCTGATGGCGCTCACGCTGCTGAAAAACGGCGACCACGTGGTGGCCTCGCAGTCCATGTTCGGCTCGACGCTCAAGCTGCTGGGCAGCGAGATGGCGCGCTTCGGGGTGGAGACGTCGTTCGTTTCGCAAACCGACGTGCAGGCGTGGAAGGCGGCCATCCGACCCAATACCCGCCTGCTGTTTGCCGAGACGCCGACCAATCCGCTGGGCGACCTGTGCGACATCGCCGCGCTGGCTGAAGTGGCGCATGCGCGCGGCCTGCTGCTGGCGGTGGACAACAGCTTTTGCTCGCCGGTGCTGCAACGCCCGGCTGAGCTGGGCGCCGACCTGGTGGTCTATTCGGGCACCAAGATTCTGGAAGGCCAGGGCCGCGTCATGGCCGGCGCCGTGTGTGGCAGCACCGCGCTGGTGGACAAGGTCATGGGAACCTTCATGCGCAGCGCCGGGCTGAATCTGTCGCCGTTCAACGCCTGGGTGGTGCTCAAGGGGCTGGAAACGCTGGGTCTGCGCGTGCGCGCGCAAAGCGCTGCGGCGCTGGAGCTGGCGCAGTGGCTGGAGCGCCATCCCGAGGTCGCGCACGTGCATTACTCTGGCCTTGCGAGCCACCCGCAACATGACCTGGCCATGCGCCAGCAGGGCGGCCTGGGCGGGCCGGTGCTGGCTTTCGACGTAGTGGGCCATGACGCACAGCAGCTGCGCGCCAAGGCCTTTCACATCATTGACAGTACGCGCGTGTGCTCGATCACCGCCAACCTGGGCGACGTGAAGACCACCATCACGCATCCGGCCAGCACCTCGCACGGCCGCCTGAGCGAGCAGCAGCGCCAGGCCGCCGGTATCGGGCAGGGCCTGATTCGCGTGTCCGTGGGCCTGGAGCATCTTGACGACCTGAAGGCGGACCTGCTCCGCGGACTGGACACCCTCGCATGA
- the gltX gene encoding glutamate--tRNA ligase, with product MTTTSPQRIRTRFAPSPTGFIHLGNIRSALYPWAFARSQGGDFILRIEDTDVERSTQAAVDVILEGMRWLQLDVDEGPIFQMQRMARYKEVLAQLVANGHVYPCYMSVEELDALRERQTAAREKPRYDGTWRPEDGKQLPPVPQGVQPVLRFRTPKDGVVAWDDKCKGRIEFQNAELDDLVIARPDGTPTYNFCVCVDDMDMRVTHVIRGDDHVNNTPRQIHIFQALGAKVPVFAHLPTVLNEQGEKMSKRNGAKAVTQYRDEGYLPDAMVNYLARLGWSHGDDEIFSRAQFLEWFDLDHLGRSAGQFDEAKLRWVNAQHLKALADERLAALVRPFVLKAGVTEAQLDADDRLPRICGLFKDRCDTLVDLANWARLFYVDTVQPGAEDLAQHVTEAARPLLSAFAAAIEQVEWTREAIAAAIKVVLKEQGAKMPQLAMPVRVLTLGTAHTPSVDAVLELLGREKILARLKSR from the coding sequence ATGACGACGACCTCCCCCCAACGCATCCGCACCCGCTTCGCGCCATCGCCGACGGGCTTCATCCATCTGGGCAACATCCGCTCGGCGCTGTACCCCTGGGCGTTCGCGCGCTCGCAGGGTGGCGACTTCATCCTGCGCATCGAGGACACGGACGTGGAGCGCTCCACCCAGGCTGCGGTGGATGTCATCCTGGAGGGCATGCGCTGGCTGCAGCTGGACGTTGACGAAGGCCCCATCTTCCAGATGCAGCGCATGGCGCGCTACAAGGAAGTGCTGGCGCAGCTGGTGGCCAACGGCCACGTCTATCCCTGCTACATGAGCGTGGAGGAACTCGACGCGCTGCGCGAGCGCCAGACCGCGGCCAGGGAAAAGCCGCGCTACGACGGCACCTGGCGACCGGAAGACGGCAAGCAGCTGCCGCCCGTGCCTCAAGGCGTGCAGCCGGTGCTGCGTTTCAGGACTCCCAAGGACGGCGTTGTCGCCTGGGACGACAAGTGCAAGGGCCGCATCGAGTTCCAGAACGCCGAGCTGGACGACCTGGTCATCGCCCGGCCGGACGGCACGCCCACGTACAACTTCTGCGTCTGCGTGGACGACATGGACATGCGCGTCACCCACGTCATCCGCGGCGATGATCACGTGAACAACACGCCGCGCCAGATCCACATCTTCCAGGCGCTCGGTGCCAAGGTGCCGGTCTTCGCCCACCTGCCCACGGTGCTGAATGAGCAGGGCGAGAAGATGAGCAAGAGGAACGGTGCCAAGGCCGTCACGCAGTACCGTGATGAGGGCTATCTGCCCGACGCCATGGTCAACTACCTGGCACGCCTGGGCTGGAGCCATGGCGACGACGAAATCTTCTCGCGCGCGCAGTTCCTGGAGTGGTTCGATCTGGACCACCTGGGCAGGAGCGCGGGCCAGTTCGACGAGGCCAAGCTGCGCTGGGTCAACGCCCAGCACCTGAAGGCCCTTGCGGATGAGCGCCTGGCCGCCTTGGTGCGCCCGTTCGTGTTGAAGGCGGGCGTGACCGAGGCGCAGCTGGATGCCGACGACCGCCTGCCGCGCATCTGCGGCCTGTTCAAGGATCGCTGCGACACGCTGGTGGATCTGGCGAACTGGGCCCGGCTGTTCTATGTGGACACCGTGCAGCCCGGCGCCGAGGATCTGGCCCAGCACGTCACCGAAGCGGCCCGGCCCCTGCTGAGCGCGTTTGCCGCCGCCATCGAACAGGTGGAGTGGACCCGTGAGGCCATCGCCGCCGCCATCAAGGTCGTGCTGAAAGAGCAGGGCGCCAAGATGCCCCAACTGGCCATGCCCGTGCGCGTGCTCACGCTGGGCACGGCGCACACGCCTTCGGTGGATGCGGTGCTGGAGCTGCTCGGTCGCGAAAAAATCCTCGCGCGTTTGAAAAGCCGCTGA
- a CDS encoding 3-hydroxyacyl-CoA dehydrogenase, whose translation MDINGKVFIVTGGASGLGEGTARMLAEAGGTVVIADMQADKGEAVACEIGGTFLRCDVSSEADGQAVVAKAVSLGKLMGLVNCAGIAPAEKTVGKNGAHALATFSKTITVNLLGSFNLIRLAAEAMSKNEPESTGERGVLISTASVAAYDGQIGQAAYAASKGGVVGMTLPIARDLARSGIRNMTIAPGIFGTPMLFGMPKEVQDALAAGVPFPSRLGTPQDYAKLVRHIFENDMLNGEVIRLDGAIRLAPK comes from the coding sequence ATGGACATCAACGGCAAGGTTTTCATCGTTACCGGCGGCGCGTCGGGGTTGGGCGAGGGCACGGCGCGCATGCTGGCCGAGGCCGGCGGCACGGTGGTCATCGCCGACATGCAGGCGGACAAGGGCGAGGCCGTGGCGTGCGAGATTGGCGGCACCTTCTTGCGCTGCGATGTGAGCAGCGAGGCCGACGGCCAGGCCGTGGTGGCCAAAGCCGTCTCGCTGGGCAAGCTCATGGGCCTGGTCAACTGCGCGGGCATCGCCCCGGCCGAGAAGACCGTGGGCAAGAACGGCGCGCATGCACTGGCGACGTTCAGCAAGACCATCACCGTGAACTTGCTGGGCAGCTTCAACCTGATCCGCCTGGCCGCCGAAGCCATGAGCAAGAACGAACCCGAGTCCACCGGCGAGCGTGGCGTGCTGATTTCCACCGCCAGCGTGGCGGCCTATGACGGGCAGATCGGCCAGGCGGCGTATGCGGCGTCCAAGGGCGGCGTGGTCGGCATGACGCTGCCCATCGCGCGCGACCTGGCGCGCAGCGGCATTCGCAACATGACCATCGCCCCCGGCATCTTCGGCACGCCCATGCTGTTCGGCATGCCCAAGGAAGTACAGGACGCGCTGGCCGCCGGCGTGCCCTTCCCCAGCCGCCTGGGCACGCCGCAGGACTATGCCAAGCTGGTGCGCCACATCTTTGAGAACGACATGCTTAACGGCGAAGTGATCCGCCTGGACGGCGCCATCCGCCTGGCACCCAAGTGA